In one Rhodothermaceae bacterium genomic region, the following are encoded:
- a CDS encoding CRTAC1 family protein, translating into MACLPLRNSRMFRWLLLCIFIFTSCTSSTPTSTVQMAEELAFIADETDMYPRGNAHANRARVAELKKVTPPTAPSERIQYESLLGTELLRAGESEEAVIIFEGIMESMQAYPNAGDPLRQLAIMDHLALSYLRIGEQENCLINHTAARCLFPIDPAGVHTQRRGSEMAIQWYEQILSQDSTDLNSLWLLNLAHMTLGSYPDGIDPKWRIPMESWQPTTAIRRFTDVAPHLGVDVMALSGGVVLEDLSGDGWLDLMVSSWGLRDPLLYFENNGNGGFEERTEEAGLTGLTGGLNLVHADYDNDGDQDVLVLRGAWLDEGHPNSLLRNNGRGRFEDVTREAGIYSRNPTQTAAWSDFDRDGDLDLFIGNESNPMAGRNPNEFFVNQGDGTFVEASRDYGLARMGYTKAVVWGDYNNDGWPDLFISRYREPNQLFQNQEGKTFIDVGDIAGIREPMDSFPAWFWDFDQDGWLDLFVSGWRATAGDIAAEFLGIPGNDEKPRLYRNLQDGTFEDVTEQTGLNKVMYTMGSNYGDLDGDGWLDFYVGTGDPNLRALMPNRMFRNVNGVRFEEVTTHGGFGHLQKGHGVAFGDIDHDGDQDVYQVMGGAFEGDLARNTLFENPGHGNGWVILSLEGTTSNYSGMGARISVVTDADTLYRVVGTGASFGSSPLRVEIGLGKATSINQIEVKWPAPESVDTFRNVPMKQLIRLREGDSEFEVVSLKPVRLGGTNP; encoded by the coding sequence ATGGCGTGCTTACCCTTAAGAAATAGTCGAATGTTTCGCTGGTTACTGCTTTGCATATTTATTTTTACGTCATGTACCTCTTCTACGCCCACGAGCACCGTGCAAATGGCAGAAGAGTTGGCATTCATTGCTGATGAAACGGATATGTATCCGCGCGGCAATGCGCATGCAAATCGGGCACGCGTAGCAGAACTCAAAAAGGTGACACCCCCTACAGCCCCCTCTGAACGGATTCAGTATGAATCATTACTGGGGACTGAGCTCCTGCGTGCAGGGGAGAGCGAAGAGGCCGTGATAATCTTCGAAGGGATCATGGAATCCATGCAAGCATATCCAAATGCGGGCGATCCGTTACGGCAGTTGGCGATCATGGATCATCTTGCACTCAGCTACCTCCGTATTGGAGAGCAGGAAAACTGCCTCATCAATCATACGGCTGCCAGATGTCTGTTTCCGATTGATCCCGCGGGTGTTCATACCCAGCGGCGAGGGTCCGAAATGGCCATCCAATGGTATGAACAGATTCTTAGCCAAGACTCCACCGATCTGAATTCACTGTGGTTGCTGAACCTTGCTCATATGACCTTGGGCAGTTACCCGGATGGGATTGATCCCAAGTGGCGCATCCCAATGGAATCATGGCAACCTACGACCGCCATCCGCAGATTCACGGATGTGGCCCCACATCTGGGAGTGGATGTGATGGCGTTGTCGGGAGGAGTAGTCCTGGAAGATCTGTCTGGAGATGGTTGGCTGGACCTTATGGTTTCTTCCTGGGGATTGCGAGATCCACTTCTGTATTTCGAGAATAACGGGAACGGTGGATTTGAAGAACGTACAGAAGAGGCAGGACTAACTGGTCTGACCGGCGGGCTCAACCTGGTGCATGCGGACTATGATAATGATGGCGATCAGGACGTATTGGTTTTGCGCGGAGCCTGGCTCGATGAAGGGCATCCAAATTCGCTCTTGCGCAATAATGGACGGGGAAGGTTTGAAGATGTGACCAGAGAGGCAGGAATCTATTCCCGAAACCCAACACAAACAGCTGCGTGGAGTGATTTTGATCGGGATGGAGACCTGGATCTTTTCATAGGAAATGAGTCAAATCCCATGGCCGGACGCAATCCAAATGAGTTTTTTGTGAATCAAGGGGACGGAACATTCGTAGAGGCTAGTCGGGACTATGGACTTGCTCGGATGGGATATACAAAGGCAGTGGTCTGGGGCGACTACAACAATGATGGTTGGCCAGATCTGTTTATTAGTCGATACCGGGAACCGAATCAACTCTTTCAGAATCAGGAAGGCAAAACCTTTATTGATGTGGGCGATATTGCGGGGATACGTGAGCCCATGGATAGTTTTCCGGCATGGTTTTGGGATTTTGATCAGGATGGCTGGCTAGATCTATTTGTTTCTGGATGGCGTGCCACCGCCGGTGACATCGCAGCCGAATTCCTGGGAATTCCCGGCAATGACGAAAAGCCTCGGTTATATCGAAACCTGCAAGATGGTACCTTTGAAGATGTGACCGAACAAACCGGATTGAACAAGGTCATGTACACGATGGGAAGTAATTACGGAGATCTCGATGGTGATGGGTGGCTTGATTTCTATGTGGGAACCGGAGACCCAAATCTTCGTGCACTAATGCCTAACCGGATGTTTCGGAACGTTAACGGGGTTAGGTTTGAGGAGGTCACAACCCATGGCGGCTTTGGGCATTTGCAGAAAGGCCATGGAGTGGCCTTTGGAGACATAGATCATGATGGTGATCAAGATGTATATCAGGTCATGGGCGGAGCGTTTGAGGGGGATCTGGCAAGGAATACGCTTTTCGAAAACCCGGGGCATGGCAATGGATGGGTGATCCTGTCCCTTGAGGGGACCACCTCCAATTATAGCGGGATGGGGGCCCGTATTTCAGTTGTGACCGATGCAGATACACTATATCGAGTGGTTGGTACCGGTGCAAGCTTTGGTTCTTCGCCCTTGCGAGTGGAGATTGGTCTCGGGAAAGCTACATCCATTAATCAAATTGAGGTCAAGTGGCCAGCCCCGGAAAGCGTTGATACATTCAGGAATGTACCAATGAAGCAACTCATCCGACTCCGTGAGGGAGACTCTGAATTTGAAGTGGTCTCGCTGAAACCTGTGCGATTAGGAGGAACCAATCCGTAA
- a CDS encoding VCBS repeat-containing protein encodes MPRCSTCTVWRVFLLGVLLLVGCTSEPERTWTSFEEYRVRPLLSPIGTGTGFSEIPDAIAFSNHISTSTFVDNRHVVNGSGVTIGDVDGDSLPDVFLAGMEHHSTLHRNLGRWEFQDITLEAGLGLVHPRAIGGAFVDVDADGDLDLLVTSLGSGVQLFLNDGTGQFTDFTVEANLPQSGGATSVALADIDADGDLDLYVGFYKEATVKDIWPPEEITFERVVEPVADSFAVREFWSKDYKLVHQEGRLMRVELAEPDRIFYNDGDASFTEGSFTDGSFLDEHGDPLTKVPQYWTLAVRFQDFNQDGHPDLYVCNDFESPDAFWFGSADGTFRAASTLALRKTSQSTMSVAAADINADEHVDLFLADMLSGSYTERQRQHFVIPPEVLTMGDIRARPQEMQNMLLINRSDTTYAEIARYSGVAATGWTWSSAFTDVDLDGWPDLLLTTGHAYDAMDADAQIAARSSRRPWREVLLDFPDLDLPNIAFRNLGNTRFELVEEGWGLGVNPDVSHGMAMADLDEDGDQDLVINRLDGPVGVFRNDAEAERILVRLQGLPPNPTGVGALVRVVSDGLPPQNQEVIAGGEYLSSSDAARTFAYSSGAVIEVHWPGGGFSRVDEVIPNSEYWIMQPSPQLKESTEHPPTEVLFKASSTGLQHEETSYTDFARQPLLPHKLSQRGPALIAADIDSDGDEDLILGGGKGKRLQLSVNNAGAFATKQYLGNSSTGDHAGMVALPGVVWAAVGNYERTPEDAGDSSQILQVSFGGVETTYTLGTETPGPLALGDFTGDGSLELFVGGHFIPGQYPSVATSTIYRIREGELLRDDELSAPFENLGLVSGAVAADLNGDQQTDLALATMWGPVQVFHNRGSGQLVRMTRSLGLTDYVGWWNGVAPADFDGDGRLDLVATNWGQNVPYDQNTPLRAYYGDLDQNSSMDLLEVQWTPDLDAFGLVQDFQTLTHALPILRQHIRTYREFSERSAEDIFGPVLSGAADHEVTHWQTTVFMNRESHYEAVPLAAEAQWSPAFAPVVGDFNGDGRIDLFLSQNFFAVASGYPRLDSGRGLLLLSNESHELIPQSAQHSGIRIYGSQRASVAADFNLDGRLDLAVTQNAGPVVYLENQSAEVGLRVELRTERANTFAIGANVRAQYRDGSFGPATAVVAGSGYWSQNSLFPLLTPRDGIKKVYVSWPSGADTTVVVHPNTQMVKIIQQ; translated from the coding sequence ATGCCCAGGTGCTCCACATGCACGGTTTGGCGTGTGTTCCTGCTTGGAGTACTCCTTCTTGTGGGATGCACCTCCGAGCCAGAACGCACATGGACTTCGTTTGAAGAGTACCGGGTGCGTCCACTGCTTTCCCCCATTGGCACGGGGACCGGGTTCTCCGAAATCCCCGATGCGATTGCGTTCAGTAATCATATCAGCACGTCGACTTTTGTAGACAACCGGCATGTTGTAAATGGATCGGGGGTAACCATCGGAGATGTGGATGGAGACAGTCTGCCTGATGTTTTTTTGGCAGGAATGGAGCATCACAGCACACTCCATCGCAACTTGGGACGTTGGGAATTCCAGGATATCACACTTGAGGCAGGTCTAGGCCTTGTTCACCCAAGAGCAATCGGCGGAGCATTCGTAGATGTTGATGCAGATGGGGACCTAGATCTTCTTGTGACGTCGCTAGGAAGCGGGGTGCAGTTGTTCTTGAATGACGGCACAGGTCAATTCACAGATTTTACTGTCGAGGCAAACCTTCCTCAATCTGGGGGTGCTACCTCAGTTGCGCTGGCTGATATAGATGCGGACGGAGATTTGGACCTGTATGTCGGGTTCTATAAAGAGGCTACGGTCAAAGATATCTGGCCCCCGGAAGAGATCACGTTTGAACGCGTCGTTGAACCGGTTGCCGACTCGTTCGCCGTGCGCGAGTTCTGGTCAAAGGACTATAAACTCGTCCACCAGGAAGGTCGATTGATGCGGGTCGAACTTGCTGAGCCCGATCGAATCTTTTATAATGATGGAGATGCGAGTTTTACGGAAGGCTCGTTCACCGATGGGTCGTTCTTGGATGAGCACGGAGATCCGTTAACCAAAGTGCCCCAGTATTGGACTCTGGCGGTACGTTTTCAGGACTTCAATCAGGACGGGCACCCGGATCTCTATGTATGCAATGATTTCGAAAGCCCGGATGCCTTCTGGTTCGGGAGTGCAGATGGTACATTCAGAGCCGCTTCCACACTGGCGCTTCGAAAGACAAGCCAGTCAACAATGTCTGTGGCAGCGGCAGATATCAATGCGGATGAGCATGTAGATCTCTTTCTGGCAGATATGCTGAGTGGCAGTTATACCGAGCGGCAAAGACAGCATTTTGTGATTCCCCCTGAAGTATTGACCATGGGCGATATCCGTGCTCGCCCCCAGGAGATGCAGAACATGCTGCTGATCAATCGCTCGGATACAACCTACGCCGAAATTGCCCGCTATAGCGGTGTTGCCGCAACCGGCTGGACGTGGAGCAGTGCATTCACCGATGTAGACCTGGACGGATGGCCTGATTTACTTCTCACCACAGGGCATGCATACGATGCGATGGACGCGGATGCTCAGATTGCTGCCCGCTCCTCTCGACGCCCCTGGCGAGAGGTCTTATTGGATTTCCCAGATCTGGATTTACCAAATATTGCATTTCGCAATCTTGGGAATACGCGATTCGAGTTGGTTGAAGAGGGCTGGGGGTTGGGAGTAAACCCGGATGTATCTCATGGCATGGCAATGGCAGATCTTGATGAAGATGGAGATCAGGATCTGGTGATCAATCGACTGGATGGTCCCGTCGGGGTATTCCGCAATGATGCGGAAGCCGAGCGGATCCTTGTCCGTCTTCAGGGACTGCCCCCTAACCCTACAGGTGTTGGTGCACTTGTACGTGTCGTCAGCGACGGTTTGCCACCACAGAATCAGGAGGTCATTGCGGGCGGGGAGTACCTTTCATCCAGTGATGCAGCACGCACGTTCGCCTATTCAAGCGGTGCGGTCATTGAGGTACACTGGCCTGGTGGTGGATTCAGCAGGGTTGACGAGGTGATACCAAACAGTGAGTATTGGATCATGCAGCCATCCCCGCAACTCAAGGAGTCTACGGAGCATCCGCCTACAGAGGTACTATTCAAGGCCTCCAGCACCGGATTGCAGCATGAAGAGACCAGCTATACAGATTTTGCCCGACAGCCACTACTTCCGCATAAGCTCAGCCAGAGGGGGCCAGCACTGATTGCGGCAGACATAGATTCTGATGGGGATGAGGATCTGATTCTGGGAGGCGGAAAGGGGAAGAGATTGCAATTGTCTGTCAATAATGCAGGGGCATTCGCAACGAAACAGTACCTAGGTAATTCCTCGACTGGAGATCACGCGGGAATGGTTGCTCTACCGGGAGTCGTATGGGCAGCAGTAGGTAATTATGAGCGGACTCCAGAAGACGCAGGAGATTCTTCTCAGATTCTTCAGGTGTCATTCGGTGGAGTGGAAACCACCTATACCCTAGGGACAGAGACTCCTGGGCCGCTTGCGTTGGGGGATTTCACCGGAGACGGTTCTTTGGAGCTCTTTGTCGGGGGGCATTTTATCCCCGGTCAATACCCCTCGGTTGCAACCAGTACCATCTATCGGATCCGCGAGGGAGAGCTCCTTCGGGATGATGAACTCAGTGCGCCGTTCGAAAATCTGGGACTCGTATCCGGGGCTGTCGCAGCAGACCTCAATGGTGATCAGCAGACGGATCTCGCACTTGCAACGATGTGGGGGCCCGTACAGGTATTCCACAACCGAGGGAGTGGTCAACTGGTTCGTATGACACGCTCCTTGGGGCTCACGGATTATGTGGGGTGGTGGAATGGGGTTGCACCGGCCGATTTTGATGGAGATGGAAGGCTAGACCTAGTTGCGACCAACTGGGGACAGAACGTTCCCTATGACCAGAACACTCCCCTTCGTGCTTACTATGGCGATCTGGATCAGAACAGCAGCATGGATCTTCTCGAAGTTCAGTGGACCCCTGATCTGGATGCATTTGGATTGGTGCAGGATTTTCAGACGCTCACACATGCCTTGCCAATTTTGCGTCAACACATTCGAACGTATAGAGAATTCTCTGAGCGTTCGGCGGAAGATATCTTCGGCCCTGTATTATCTGGAGCTGCTGATCACGAAGTTACGCATTGGCAAACGACTGTGTTTATGAACAGGGAGTCGCACTATGAGGCAGTTCCGCTAGCGGCCGAAGCTCAGTGGTCGCCCGCCTTTGCGCCGGTGGTGGGGGATTTCAATGGCGATGGGAGAATCGATTTATTTCTAAGTCAGAATTTCTTCGCAGTTGCTTCGGGCTATCCCCGACTCGATAGTGGTCGAGGGCTGCTGCTGCTTTCAAATGAATCTCACGAGTTAATCCCACAGTCTGCACAGCATTCAGGGATTCGGATTTATGGCTCTCAGCGGGCATCCGTAGCTGCCGACTTTAACCTGGACGGACGTCTAGATCTGGCAGTGACCCAAAATGCAGGCCCCGTAGTATATCTTGAGAATCAATCTGCCGAGGTTGGTCTTCGTGTTGAGCTGCGGACAGAACGTGCCAATACATTTGCCATCGGAGCCAATGTTCGGGCACAATATCGGGATGGTTCGTTTGGTCCTGCGACAGCTGTTGTTGCAGGAAGCGGGTATTGGAGTCAGAACAGCCTTTTCCCTCTGTTAACTCCACGCGATGGGATCAAAAAAGTGTATGTCAGTTGGCCAAGCGGGGCAGATACTACTGTCGTGGTTCATCCAAATACCCAGATGGTTAAGATCATCCAGCAATAA
- a CDS encoding IS110 family transposase, translating to MQSQRSSLSSLMRYFVGLDVHRDTTAACVYDLNLRRHGYETEFCAHTPSKLSRFVDHVRRKYGEFRACYENCGYVLYMDLKKLDVDCAVITPGSIPQRNGNRIKTDQRDARMLAEFFANNLLTECFIPDQEYESARILVRSRTGLLQTLHRTTMRTIHLLRGRGEVYNAGNYWTKKFMVWINQVELEQANDEHILRGYLAEIEFIVPRIREVEK from the coding sequence ATGCAATCACAACGGTCTTCCCTTTCAAGTTTGATGCGTTATTTCGTCGGTCTGGACGTTCATCGCGATACAACTGCGGCATGCGTCTACGATTTGAATCTACGGCGTCACGGTTACGAAACCGAATTTTGTGCTCACACACCGAGCAAGCTCTCCCGCTTTGTCGATCATGTCCGCAGGAAGTACGGCGAGTTTCGTGCTTGCTATGAGAACTGTGGTTATGTGCTGTACATGGACTTGAAAAAATTGGACGTTGACTGTGCAGTGATTACTCCAGGCTCCATTCCTCAACGTAACGGGAATCGAATCAAAACAGATCAACGGGATGCGCGAATGCTGGCCGAGTTCTTTGCAAACAACCTCCTGACTGAATGCTTTATTCCAGACCAGGAATATGAATCTGCTCGAATTCTAGTCCGCAGTCGTACGGGATTACTTCAGACCCTACACCGTACGACAATGCGTACGATTCACCTATTGCGTGGTCGTGGAGAGGTCTACAATGCCGGCAACTATTGGACCAAGAAGTTCATGGTTTGGATTAACCAAGTCGAACTGGAGCAGGCCAATGATGAGCATATCCTGCGAGGCTATCTGGCGGAGATTGAGTTCATCGTGCCTCGAATCCGGGAGGTGGAGAAGTAA
- a CDS encoding VCBS repeat-containing protein, producing MLYRINGPLRVAYLLKPAYIWSCLQGNRMRANPLYFITAVLLFSVMGCTDSTSGWIQGEGFRYQELNVRGRSRTGFTEVNAQQSGMVAENQVSLEAIVENRNMRHGSGVAIGDVTGDGLPDVYVARLAAPDVLYRNLGNWQFEDISSQSGLDRTGESTSGVVMIDLDGDKDLDLLLTMPLGPGAVYLNTGEGAFTRAVDASGLRSSYASTTATLADVDQDGDLDAYIARYKRIVLADSLPPEAITWDAVLQEDGLEPKEEFQAHYRFTSIGSRVIRYELAEPDGLYLNDGSGQFSEVSWIGGSFLDAEGHPLTSIPRDWALTAKFYDVTGDGITDLYVCNDFDSPDELWIGLGYGRFQRAPAHTLRKTSNATMSVDFGDVNKDGITDFFATDMLSRDYSLRLRQRNTRIPIEPPLGDESFRPQEMQNTLMIGRGDTTFAELAWFAEIAASDWSWATSFIDIDLDGWEDILITTGHVFDVQDLDAQMVEQRRMAAVPSWKEGKKLILDFPPLALKNVAFRNRKDLTFEDMPGGWGFGQDADITHGMAMGDLDADGDLDIVTNRLNAPPGVYRNTGGADRLAVILEGEPPNTAGIGANIRVECADLPEQTKQMSAGGSYLSSNQYVAVFAMKDQPCQIEVNWPLGRQSRIQVNKGNRLYVIEESGTAIAPEFQTPEPMYQLHQKVSPVIEHDFDDFALQPLLPWRLSRRGPALAAVDVNRDGRDELLQGGGRGHMIRLNGSPILDSLPGDAAGLLAYPVDNGLTRIIVGESNDERFRDSSWVHIYDINADAEKVQHQRLPFGLAALGPMSAVDIDADGDLDLFVGGHFIPGHYPNPTSSHVYLNQEGTFRVSSKFSEPLRDLGLVNGSAFGDLDGDGFSDLILATEWGAVRVFKGGLDRLTDHTESLGLASFRGWWRGVALGDFDGDGALDIVASNAGWNHRYGRTTQVRLSYGDFNSDGRTNMLESFLDPETEIYRPSRMLADLVQVMAARIQMRIASHREFSTIRANELLPIRNAAGLEVNTYASSIFLNRGDHFEYHPLHPEAQYSAGISPIVLDANQDGNEDIVLSQNWFAYPLSTPRQDAGRGLLLLGNGDGTFVPAERSGFEVYGEGRAVSVGDFDGDRQHEIAFAQHNGPTLVYKEVSTKENVYIEFDSPADAIGSALRVVYSDGTRGPTRIVTAGAGYWSQNAQSTILGLRDRSATAVEVTWPNQEPIVMDLGGKDGVLTLKK from the coding sequence ATGCTCTACAGGATCAATGGTCCACTGCGCGTGGCTTATTTGCTGAAGCCGGCATACATATGGAGTTGTCTTCAGGGTAATCGGATGCGTGCCAACCCTCTTTACTTCATCACAGCAGTTCTTCTATTTTCCGTGATGGGCTGCACAGATTCAACATCTGGGTGGATTCAGGGAGAGGGATTCCGCTACCAGGAGTTGAATGTGAGAGGCCGCTCCCGGACAGGATTCACGGAAGTGAATGCACAGCAGTCAGGGATGGTCGCAGAGAATCAGGTCTCCCTTGAAGCGATTGTCGAAAACAGAAATATGAGGCATGGTTCCGGGGTTGCCATTGGGGATGTGACTGGGGACGGGCTACCAGATGTATACGTGGCTCGGCTGGCAGCACCAGATGTGCTCTACCGAAACCTCGGGAATTGGCAGTTTGAAGACATTTCATCTCAATCGGGATTGGATCGTACAGGTGAGAGCACCTCCGGGGTGGTGATGATTGACTTGGACGGAGACAAGGATCTAGATCTACTCCTTACCATGCCACTTGGGCCGGGAGCTGTCTATCTAAATACAGGAGAAGGTGCATTTACTCGAGCTGTAGATGCGTCCGGTCTTCGTTCGTCTTATGCGAGCACCACAGCCACATTGGCGGATGTGGATCAGGATGGAGATCTGGATGCATATATCGCAAGGTATAAGCGTATCGTGCTGGCAGACAGTTTGCCACCTGAGGCCATCACCTGGGATGCCGTACTCCAGGAGGATGGACTGGAACCCAAGGAGGAGTTCCAGGCACACTACAGGTTTACAAGTATTGGCAGTAGAGTCATTCGTTATGAGCTCGCAGAGCCGGATGGACTCTATCTCAATGATGGGTCGGGACAATTTTCTGAAGTATCATGGATTGGCGGCTCCTTTCTAGATGCGGAAGGACACCCATTGACTTCTATCCCTAGGGATTGGGCACTCACGGCAAAATTTTACGATGTGACGGGGGACGGAATCACAGATTTGTATGTTTGCAACGATTTTGATAGCCCAGATGAGTTGTGGATCGGATTGGGGTATGGGAGATTTCAGCGTGCACCGGCTCACACGCTCCGCAAGACCAGCAACGCAACCATGTCGGTGGATTTTGGAGATGTGAACAAAGATGGGATCACCGATTTCTTTGCTACGGATATGCTGAGCCGGGATTATTCTCTACGACTTCGTCAGCGCAACACACGGATTCCCATTGAACCGCCTCTTGGGGACGAATCTTTTCGCCCCCAGGAAATGCAGAATACGCTCATGATTGGCCGTGGCGATACCACGTTTGCCGAATTGGCTTGGTTCGCAGAGATTGCGGCATCAGACTGGTCCTGGGCGACCAGCTTTATAGATATAGATCTTGATGGCTGGGAGGATATTCTTATTACCACAGGACATGTATTCGACGTGCAGGATCTGGATGCACAAATGGTTGAACAACGTCGTATGGCCGCGGTGCCCTCGTGGAAAGAGGGCAAAAAGCTAATCTTGGATTTTCCTCCCCTTGCACTCAAAAACGTCGCATTCCGTAATCGCAAAGACCTCACCTTCGAAGATATGCCCGGAGGATGGGGGTTCGGACAGGATGCAGATATTACTCATGGAATGGCAATGGGAGATTTGGACGCAGACGGAGACCTGGATATCGTAACCAATCGTCTCAATGCCCCCCCTGGAGTTTATCGCAATACAGGTGGGGCGGATCGCCTAGCGGTCATTCTGGAGGGAGAGCCCCCCAATACAGCAGGGATTGGAGCAAACATACGAGTTGAGTGTGCTGATTTACCCGAGCAAACCAAACAGATGTCTGCAGGAGGTAGTTACCTCTCATCCAATCAGTATGTGGCGGTATTTGCAATGAAAGATCAACCGTGTCAGATTGAAGTAAACTGGCCGCTCGGCCGGCAATCCAGAATTCAGGTTAATAAAGGGAACCGGCTCTATGTCATCGAAGAGTCCGGCACCGCAATAGCGCCCGAATTCCAGACACCAGAGCCCATGTATCAACTTCATCAGAAGGTCAGCCCGGTGATTGAGCATGACTTCGATGATTTTGCCCTGCAGCCACTTCTGCCTTGGCGTCTCAGTCGTCGGGGGCCAGCGCTCGCAGCGGTGGATGTCAATAGAGACGGTCGTGATGAACTGCTTCAGGGTGGAGGTCGTGGCCATATGATCCGGCTTAATGGATCACCAATTCTGGATTCATTACCTGGTGATGCAGCCGGATTATTGGCTTACCCGGTTGACAATGGACTCACACGCATCATAGTGGGAGAGTCGAACGATGAGCGGTTCCGGGACTCCTCCTGGGTACACATCTACGACATCAATGCAGATGCGGAAAAAGTGCAACACCAAAGACTCCCATTTGGACTAGCCGCACTAGGGCCTATGTCCGCAGTGGACATAGATGCAGACGGAGACCTTGATCTTTTTGTGGGCGGCCATTTTATTCCAGGTCACTATCCTAATCCAACAAGTAGCCACGTCTATTTGAATCAAGAGGGTACGTTCAGGGTCAGTAGCAAATTTAGTGAGCCGCTGCGTGACCTCGGACTCGTAAATGGAAGTGCATTTGGAGATTTGGATGGGGATGGATTCAGTGATCTGATTCTGGCTACGGAGTGGGGAGCGGTTCGGGTATTCAAGGGAGGGTTGGATCGGCTGACAGATCACACGGAATCACTTGGACTCGCTTCGTTCAGGGGCTGGTGGCGAGGAGTGGCACTCGGAGATTTTGATGGAGACGGTGCACTGGATATCGTCGCGTCGAATGCCGGATGGAATCACCGATATGGTCGCACCACACAGGTACGCCTAAGCTACGGAGATTTCAATTCGGACGGTCGAACGAACATGCTGGAATCGTTCCTTGATCCAGAGACTGAAATCTATAGACCATCCCGGATGCTCGCTGATCTGGTTCAGGTCATGGCGGCCCGGATACAGATGCGGATTGCCTCCCATCGGGAGTTCAGTACCATACGTGCGAATGAACTTCTTCCAATACGGAATGCCGCGGGGCTGGAAGTCAATACGTATGCATCCAGCATCTTTCTCAATCGGGGAGATCACTTCGAGTATCACCCGCTGCACCCAGAAGCGCAGTATAGTGCGGGGATCAGCCCCATTGTACTGGATGCCAATCAAGACGGAAATGAAGATATCGTTTTGTCTCAGAACTGGTTCGCATATCCTTTGTCGACTCCCCGGCAGGATGCCGGAAGAGGACTTCTCCTTCTGGGAAATGGGGACGGAACGTTTGTACCTGCAGAGAGGTCTGGATTTGAAGTCTATGGGGAAGGGAGGGCGGTCTCGGTCGGGGATTTTGATGGGGACAGGCAGCATGAGATTGCATTTGCACAGCACAATGGGCCGACTCTGGTGTACAAAGAGGTATCCACAAAAGAGAACGTTTACATTGAGTTTGACAGCCCCGCGGATGCGATTGGATCTGCTCTTCGCGTAGTGTATTCAGATGGTACCCGTGGCCCCACGCGCATCGTGACCGCGGGAGCTGGCTACTGGTCACAAAATGCTCAATCAACGATCTTAGGTTTACGGGACCGCTCGGCTACCGCTGTTGAAGTCACTTGGCCGAACCAGGAGCCAATCGTGATGGACTTGGGAGGAAAAGATGGCGTGCTTACCCTTAAGAAATAG
- a CDS encoding IS110 family transposase, with product MPRFCESVQNLQGFRGIGLATAMQLVCEIGDFSRFKSATTFMGFLGLVPSQHSSGSTTRHGGITKTGNAQARKPWSVQRGSIFIIPGIVQL from the coding sequence ATGCCCAGGTTTTGTGAATCGGTTCAAAATTTACAGGGGTTTCGGGGGATCGGATTGGCGACAGCGATGCAACTGGTCTGCGAGATCGGAGACTTCAGCCGATTCAAAAGCGCAACGACATTCATGGGCTTCTTGGGATTAGTTCCGTCGCAACATTCATCGGGAAGCACGACGCGCCATGGGGGGATTACCAAGACCGGGAATGCACAAGCGCGAAAGCCATGGTCGGTGCAGCGTGGAAGTATATTCATTATCCCCGGCATAGTGCAACTCTGA